The Biomphalaria glabrata chromosome 6, xgBioGlab47.1, whole genome shotgun sequence genomic interval cgaccaaccgcctttactttccccccactaaagtcaggcacccattagagttggctggacttaggggagccctaaaaatcccgaaattcaaaatcacagtcttcaccgagattcgaacccagaaccctaGTTTCGAAAGACTTCAGATGTCTAGCCAAGAATTTAGTAAGGTCAAACATACTACCACTTTGTATAAGTGTGTGAACTAGTAATGTCTTTGTAAATGTTAAACGCTTGATGAAATaggctatttatatatatttattatttattcgaTAAACATGTTGGAATTAGTTACATGATAAACATTGAATCCTAACATTagatcatcttcatcatcatcatcatcttcttattttatGTTCTTCATTCACATCTTTCATTTTGGAGAGTTTAAATCGgtaatgttatattttattattattattattattatagcttttatatagcgctactttcatgcttatagcatgctcagagcgcttttggtccaatctcatttgtggaccagttgggggggggggttggagttggttttccgtgctgtctttaaacacaactctgcccgagtcgggtgtcaaacctcgagcccccttctaggtagccaagccaagccaagttcaagcgcctctcgaccacgcttcccacataacTATAACTGAGATAACCCtaacagtggtttccagatcaggcattTCTCCTTTCTTTCTTCAATAGGCAGGTTTCAGTCAGCATTATAttgttttgcttttaaaaaaatcgattaTAAATCTGTACTTGTAAATCCGGTACACATTTTATGGGGTAGTTTATCTTCTGGTATATCAGGTGCTTACTGTACGGATCTTAGAAATCTGAATATAAATAAGGAGAAGATTACTGTAAGTGTCTGTAATTAGCATAATTATGAAAATAACCTACACAATTCTTTTACAACGCTTATTTCCACAGGATCTTCAAGTAATTTGCCCAAGTCAAGAAATAACACGTACCCTGGCTTAATTAACAATCCTCAGTCTAAAGATGCCTTTAGACTAACGAAAGTAAAAGAAGCATTGTCAGCAAGGGTCTTGGTGTTGAAACCAAATGAGGATATCCCAGTGAATCCTGACCCTGCAGACGACAGCTATTTTAAGAAACAAGGGAGAGCACACCTCGACGATCACTACGTACACAAGAAGAACATGGACCAGTATCATCTGCTTCAGGAACAAAAAATTACAGGTCGTAAAATCGTAATGAGACTGATATTCAAAGCCGACGCTCAGCTCATGAGTGAAAACTTGTTTCTAGAGCTATTTTATTTGATGGGGGAAACTGTTAGGTTTAGGGTCAGACATGAGGTGGAGACATTTAACAAAGACATGTTTCACGACTTGCAAATCATGCAGTGTGATAACGTCCCTGTTGGAGTATTTGAGAAGTATCTACAatttttgaatgaaaaaaaagatcttttgaAGTGATGTCATTTTAACGATATGAGTTTCGCTTCTGTACACAGGAGATAAAAGGCGACAGTAACAAttatgtttataatatttatatatggttgaaaacgttatttgaatatttattttttacaaactaTATTATGTTTAAACATTGTCACATATCAATATCTTGTTCTCATTGTATGCTGTAATCACTCGAAGAGGCAGCAAGGAAAGCTCCTCATAGATACTCCCTCCTCCCTCAAGGTCCGCTAAAGAGATTGACCAGATCGCACTGAGATTTCATTCATGAATCTAGCGTTGTAGCGTTAGCGTTGTTTATGGTTATTAAGAGTAGCGTTTCTAGTTAACAGTTATAGCATGGCAGACGAGCTTCAAAAGCGCTTTGTTTACTCGAAGAGGCAGCACGGAATACTTCTTCCAGATCCCCACAAAATAGATTAGACCAGAGCGCACTGAGACTATTGCATCATGGAGGACGCACTAAACAAATgcaatttatgtaaaaaaaaaaatctgaatttaTTTACTTGagatgttaatttttttcaaatatttattagaATTTCTTGTATATTCTTGCTGAAACGAattagacaaatatatttttaacctATCTTTTACCCATAGCAACGACATAGAAACGTATAATTACCCCCAAAAAAGAAGTTTTAACGTGGAAAAATTTTGAAAGCTATGATTATCAAAATGCAGTCAAGAAAGTTAGGACACTAGCAAATGAATGGCTTTCAGAACATGATATTGACTCAGACTTTATTGATGGTTGAAACTGTGGCAGTTTAATCGAGTATTAATTCATTTCAACTGACGCGAACGTGGAGGAGGAGTGgataaacgcttggcttcccaTACCTATGGGTTTCGGGTTtgaatctaggtgaagacttGAACTTCCGAGGCTTGTGTCGGGACGCAGGTTaaaacaaattcaacttgatgAACTAAAACGTGTTGAATTTGGACACTCCTTGAACTTAGACTTACAAAGAATATTGGATACCATGGTTGAAGATTTGTGTAGAGTTTAACTGAGTTATTCTTGTGTACCATATGGAAAGGAAATGCTCATGCGTATTTTGGTCTTTCAGTCTGAAGTCTGAAAGACCAAAATTTCCCATGATATGACCATTGACCCATGAGGATATTTATCAAGTCCGCTCCTGAGAAGGACAGGACTAACTTTTGGGTCAATGGTATGCATTATAAAGGGATGGGTTTATGTGGCGTCTTTTAAAATCCGGAAGTTCAAGTCGTTACCtagattcaaacccgagaccgATCGGTtagggaagccaagcgctttgccactcACCCACCACACTCTCGTCAGTTGTTTAAACTCGATTAAATTCACTTATtgacttatttatattttaaactgcAGCAGTAGCTCCTCGTTCTAGAGGCATTCTTTTCAATGTGCCTTAACTTTCAAAATTGGTTTACATCAAAAgtacagttcccctttcagaccttgcaatctatagggaagatgatattagggtcatctctttctttggccaacggttaaagagcagggtgtgatgtggccagcacaacgaccaaccacctttgctTTCCCATACTAAAGTAAATCGGGTGTCTCGGGGGCGCCCTGAAAGTCCCAAGATTCTAAATCCAAGTCTGAACTGAGACTTTGAACTACAGCagcaggttcggaagccaagcgcttaactactCTGCCATCGCGCCCCCGTTAGTGTATATTTCGTTGTCGGTAGCCCGTACCAAGTTTTTTTTAACGGAAAATATACGTATCTGTAGAAATTGAAGCAAAAAAGGTGTGTtacaatgtgtatatatatttatgtttttggaaaatgtatttcacaaacaaaaaaaaaaaattaaaatattttattctttttcttttatttgaacacaatcaaatataaaacattttgtattcATTGACTTTATATCTTtccatttaaaaatgtatatatattattttagaaatgtaTAGTATACTGTTTTCATTTATGCCCTTTTATATGTGTACCGCGCTTTATGGAATTTTACCTTTGTTATATTTTCGAACACCTTTTCTTTGCTTTATTCTGTGTTTGTATATGTTATAATTTTGATGTCATTAAGATAATTGAGAAACTTTAAACTTGAGGTTGATGTCTTAtttgctaattaattaattaaaaaaaaaagaactttgtATTGATCTGACACAACGTGAAACCGATGTTTTCAAGAACGGTATTTCGGTTATTCACAGTTGTGGTCAAGTACATAAGATAAGTATGTGACATATACTTAGAAATATGCCAGACAAATTGACCAGGACTGCTCTGAGAACTTCTCAGTcaaagaagaaaagagagattgagagaaagagagaaagacacccaaaaaaaaaaaacaaaaaaaaaacagggtgtataattaatatctaaaaataaatgtctttagATTGAGAAAGAGTCCTGTATTCCAGGTTTACCAGCTGTATCAGACAAATCAAACTAGCAGTGTCATACAAAATAAATCAGCTGTTATACAAATTAAACCAGCTGTGTCATACAAAATAAACCAGCTGAGTGATACTAATTAAACCAGCTGTGTCATAGACATTAAACCAGGTGTgtcatagaaatatttttacgaccctaaccctaacccttcaATTGTGTCGTTAAGGTCGAATGATTGACCGAGACCTAAAGATACTAAAAATCTCGTGTATGCAATAATATGTATACTAATCCACCAATTAACGAACaaagctttaaaataaaaattacttttggaGATGAAAAAGATGATAAGTATCTAAAGCCTTAAACACCTCAGAGCTATCGTTTCAGAGTTAAGGAACCAAATTTGAATTACTGGCTAGAATagagcacagtccacagcaacaAATGCGAAACTAGAGACAATCTCGATGCCATGgcctttactgctcagccaccgcgcctcatgaGAATAAGTACTCAACACTAAACAGTGACCAACTAACAATGACACCAAACAATGCTCCTGATATTCttagtttgtttttatagttttctaaaaaagacttttctttataatttttaGTCTTTCCTTCAAGCCTTttcttcaaaacttttttttttttgttgttttttgtccaTTTACAGTCTACTTTCTTCAATGTCATCTTGAAGTTTCTACACTTGACCTATTAACCTGGTCAATGACACTCACTCTTGTTTGACCCCATTTGACTAGCCAATGTGTGGGTTGAAGCGTGACGCGAAGACATAGGAAGTAAAGACACATAGACATGGGGGTAGAAATATCAGTTATGAGACAATTTAACATGCAAATTTCATAAACCAACTGAATGAACTAAACACAAGTAGATTTCACTGAATGGGTTTAACAAAAGTACATAGCGGCACAGTgtaacagaaaataaaacagaaattgTCAACATCTTAAATTCTATTAGGCCTACTCTCTAAATTAATTTAGCACAACCTAAAGGAATTAAAAGTGTCAAAATAGAAAGAGAAACTTTTCCTTTCAGtttttccattttctttttcatatgattgaaaacaaaaaagaataaaaagagcCAGTATGAAATCCACTATATTAGCACGACAGTCTAACCATCTTACAGTTTTTGCCATACAGCAAAGGTCAAACAAAGTTAGGTAGATCTCAATTTTTTAACAACACTGAAATATTCGAATACAAAATGGCCGCCAATTTTGTAAGAcgaaacgttaaaaaaaaaaaggatttcaagtaattcaataattaatgaaattgttaaaattttaataaaatgtgttttcaCAAAGCACACGTTTTTTTTGGGGTGTGAAATTTGAGCTTGATAGGattaataaaaagttaaaaaaataattattcaaatagtgcgttttttttagcataaaaataaaatagattgaaAAACCTCCTTGCTTTAGCGTTAGTcatcacttaaaaaaaacaactaaacttcTAATTGTATTGGCCTCTTGATAAATTTATTTGTTAAGCTTTATTGCAGGAGCGGATGTATTAACTTTTTAATCTATTTAGACTGTGGtggatttaaattttaaataagtaaTTAATTTAACTGTTAGTTACTTGGTGGCTTTAAATTTTCAAACTCACCATGTTTTCAATGAAGTGCGTGGGGCCGAGTCACCCTAGGTCCTGTACATATTAGCTAAACAAAACTTATAatgatttgtttgttattattgcCATGACTCGGTCAAGATCTCCACTTCCGTTACAGGATACAAAGTATCTCCAATCTCCAAGTGGACTTAGGAGTCTACTTATATCCATACTTAACAATTatagaaaaaattaaaagaatagTCGCTCTTCCTTTTTGGAAGTAAAAAATTAAAgggactatattttttttatatgttttttttttaaccactgGCTGAATCCTGAAGTCATGAGATTAGAAATAGGATTATGGTATAGAATTCAAAAGTGTTTCTGAAGTAGTTCCTTATTAGTTTACATGATGTGCGCATCTGTGTTAGtggtttaatgttttaaagaGCAATTCAAATTATTTGTCGTAAGTTATTTACTTAATTAGTCAAGTTATCAAGATTAAAGTGTTAAGCTCTACTGGTGTGAGTCCATTGTGTAAGTTAAGTATCgatataaatatatctttatttttggCCGATTGCATCTTAGTGTTTTGTATTTTTGCAACTGAGGGTGTGCAAGATCAAAAGTAGAGTAGCTATGACTTAATGTTTCTGTGTAAAGGACAATATTAAACAGACTTTGCAAATacataatacaatttaatttcaCTTAAAAATTCAGCGaagtaaacacaaaaaaacttcttttaatacagCGAGCTCggtagttctctctctctctctctctctgtatttaAAGCCGATTCCTCAGAATAAACTGGAAACATAATTTAGTACCATGGAATTTCTTAGTCTATCACGCTCAAGTTTTCGTACTTACGCAAAGTCAGTTGCCTGTAAACAACATAGATCTAGGCTTATTTGATGCGCAACAATGATTATCTTGTCAaatttatattatcttatcttatataatacagacgttacttcaaaaaagatgatgattacgtcctacgcgtcatgcatattaaccaatgacttaaactctgccaagtcactggttttcctgg includes:
- the LOC106078018 gene encoding uncharacterized protein LOC106078018 isoform X2 — encoded protein: MIFKQVEKSNKSYTETMSHNEITMSNIAVNETASNNESSISNDECDDQVDLVSQLHPQSNLHLQGSSSNLPKSRNNTYPGLINNPQSKDAFRLTKVKEALSARVLVLKPNEDIPVNPDPADDSYFKKQGRAHLDDHYVHKKNMDQYHLLQEQKITGRKIVMRLIFKADAQLMSENLFLELFYLMGETVRFRVRHEVETFNKDMFHDLQIMQCDNVPVGVFEKYLQFLNEKKDLLK
- the LOC106078018 gene encoding uncharacterized protein LOC106078018 isoform X1; the protein is MSRNCISLKLQHLSMEITALVEKSNKSYTETMSHNEITMSNIAVNETASNNESSISNDECDDQVDLVSQLHPQSNLHLQGSSSNLPKSRNNTYPGLINNPQSKDAFRLTKVKEALSARVLVLKPNEDIPVNPDPADDSYFKKQGRAHLDDHYVHKKNMDQYHLLQEQKITGRKIVMRLIFKADAQLMSENLFLELFYLMGETVRFRVRHEVETFNKDMFHDLQIMQCDNVPVGVFEKYLQFLNEKKDLLK
- the LOC106078018 gene encoding uncharacterized protein LOC106078018 isoform X3, producing MSHNEITMSNIAVNETASNNESSISNDECDDQVDLVSQLHPQSNLHLQGSSSNLPKSRNNTYPGLINNPQSKDAFRLTKVKEALSARVLVLKPNEDIPVNPDPADDSYFKKQGRAHLDDHYVHKKNMDQYHLLQEQKITGRKIVMRLIFKADAQLMSENLFLELFYLMGETVRFRVRHEVETFNKDMFHDLQIMQCDNVPVGVFEKYLQFLNEKKDLLK